The genomic stretch TGAACCGATCACGCTCAACCCAATCAATTATTCAGATGCCTCAGCGAGTACGGTATTGGGTTATATCGTTGAAGGTTTATTAGGTAAAAACGTAGACACTTACGACTGGGAACCGAATCTTGCGGAGAAGTGGGAAATTTCTAAAGATAAAAAGACATTCACATTTACTCTAAGAGACAACTTAAAGTGGTCAGATGGAAAGCCTCTCACTGTCGAAGACGTAAAATTTAGCTTTCAAACAATGAAAGATCCAAAATACAAAGCAATGTCTAAGATGCCTTATTACGAAGGGCTATCGTCTTGCGATATCGTAGATGCTAAAACTGTAAAGTTCACAGCTTCTACAAATTATTTCTTAAATTTTGATGTGGCTGCTGAGCTTGCCATTGTGCCTAAGCATATTTATGAAGACCCTAAAGCAAAAATTAATAAAACAGTCACAGGGTCTGGCCCTTACATGATTGATACTTACGAGAAGGGCAGAAGAATTGCTTTAAAAAGAAATCCAAATTGGTGGGGATGGGAAAAAGCAAATAAAGATGGTGAATACAATTTTGATCGCATTGTATTTAGATTTATTGACTCTCCAAATATTCAACTAGAGATGCTCAAAAAAGGCGATATCGATTACATGGGATTAGAGCCAGAGCAGTTTGTTAAAAAAACAGACGGCCCAGAATGGGGGAAAACTTTAATCAAAGTTAAAACAAAAAACGATGGTCCTAAAGGTTACAACTGGGTTGGATTAAATCTCCAAAATAAAATTCTAGCTGATCAGAAAGTAAGACTGGCACTTGCTCATCTTATGAATAGAGACATGATGATTGAGAAATTTAGATATGGATTGGCAGAAAAAACTTCAGCGCCGGGTTTACTGAGTGAATTTAAATCTTCTAGCTTGAAACCAATTCTCTTTGACCCCAAAAAAGCCTTAGAAGTTTTAAGGTCTGCCGGGTGGGAAGACACAGATAAAAATGGAATTTTAGATAAAGTTATCGATGGTAAAAAGACAAATCTAAAAATTGAAATTCTCCTTCCTACTGAGCAGTGGACGAGATACCTCACGGTCTTTAAGGAAGATGCCAAAAAGGTGGGTGTCGATATCGGGCTGAAGAATGTGGAATGGAACACTTTCTCGAAACTCTTAGATGAGAAAAAATTTGACGCTGTAACTATGGCTTGGGCTGGGGGCGGAATTGAATGGGATCCAAAACAAATTTGGCACTCTACAAGCAACAAAGG from Bdellovibrionota bacterium encodes the following:
- a CDS encoding ABC transporter substrate-binding protein, which translates into the protein MKILLSAVVLFSLFNSQAYAQKRPQGGDFTTAITSEPITLNPINYSDASASTVLGYIVEGLLGKNVDTYDWEPNLAEKWEISKDKKTFTFTLRDNLKWSDGKPLTVEDVKFSFQTMKDPKYKAMSKMPYYEGLSSCDIVDAKTVKFTASTNYFLNFDVAAELAIVPKHIYEDPKAKINKTVTGSGPYMIDTYEKGRRIALKRNPNWWGWEKANKDGEYNFDRIVFRFIDSPNIQLEMLKKGDIDYMGLEPEQFVKKTDGPEWGKTLIKVKTKNDGPKGYNWVGLNLQNKILADQKVRLALAHLMNRDMMIEKFRYGLAEKTSAPGLLSEFKSSSLKPILFDPKKALEVLRSAGWEDTDKNGILDKVIDGKKTNLKIEILLPTEQWTRYLTVFKEDAKKVGVDIGLKNVEWNTFSKLLDEKKFDAVTMAWAGGGIEWDPKQIWHSTSNKGGSNFINYNNPEVDKLIDDARTTWDRSKRAEKLKKLNDLIAADVPYIFLFNPSNVVYAHRSSLEKVKDTYKFGVGTSFWWKKK